A window from Culex pipiens pallens isolate TS chromosome 3, TS_CPP_V2, whole genome shotgun sequence encodes these proteins:
- the LOC128093245 gene encoding larval cuticle protein 16/17-like, with protein MHILAASLVMLTISSVLSAPIRNNSIKVEDQYGSQDENGFVWGYNLSDGRKVVQNGVIREQTDGTKILVFDGSYSFIGSDGVEYIVEYYADETGYHPTVIVNKKETTTKKTFGIDKEDYTPFPSTTTRPPQATYNPESSIDPKVLASLIG; from the exons ATGCACATCCTAGCCGCTAGTTTAGTAATGTTGACCATTTCGAGCGTGCTAAGTGCTCCAATTAGAAACAACAGTATCAAGGTTGAGGACCAGTATGGCAGCCAAGATGAGAATGGCTTTGTATGGGG TTACAATTTGAGTGATGGCCGTAAGGTAGTTCAAAATGGTGTTATCAGAGAGCAGACAGACGGTACAAAAATACTTGTATTTGATGGATCCTACAGCTTCATCGGTTCCGATGGTGTCGAATACATCGTTGAGTACTATGCTGACGAAACTGGTTATCATCCCACGGTCATAG taaacaagaAAGAGACAACTACAAAAAAGACTTTTGGAATAG ATAAAGAAGATTATACACCGTTCCCTTCAACAACTACTAGAC CTCCACAAGCAACGTATAACCCGGAGAGCTCTATAGATCCTAAGGTATTAGCATCTTTGATAGGATAA
- the LOC120420866 gene encoding endocuticle structural glycoprotein SgAbd-5-like: MHIALRSLVVVAILGGEIVVQGVLTGDSSSQLKVVEQYNNLKDSGYEWGYELSDGRYATQDGYTKELSDGSEALVIRGSYSYTAPDGVKYTVEYYADETGYHPTIIVGDEDTTVPPVGYAPDFGEESPSKPGYDQGLDPKVLASLLG, translated from the exons ATGCACATCGCATTGCGAAGTTTAGTGGTTGTGGCTATTTTAGGAGGTGAAATTGTAGTTCAAGGTGTTCTAACCGGGGACAGCAGTTCCCAGCTGAAGGTCGTTGAACAGTACAACAACCTGAAAGATAGCGGATACGAATGGGG CTATGAACTGAGTGACGGACGGTACGCAACTCAGGATGGTTATACAAAGGAATTGTCGGACGGGTCGGAGGCATTGGTAATAAGGGGGTCCTACAGCTACACTGCTCCCGATGGTGTCAAGTATACGGTTGAGTACTACGCAGATGAAACTGGCTATCATCCAACAATCATTG TCGGTGACGAAGACACTACTGTACCTCCAG tTGGTTATGCTCCAGATTTTG GTGAAGAAAGTCCATCAAAGCCCGGGTACGATCAAGGATTAGATCCAAAAGTGCTTGCATCTTTACTAGGTTAA